One genomic region from Actinocatenispora thailandica encodes:
- a CDS encoding response regulator — protein sequence MEQVEQATRPVRVLLVDDQPLLRTGFRMVLGAEDDVDVVGEASDGVEGVELSRRLQPDVVLMDIRMPRMDGVAATRAIVQAKLPVRVLILTTFDLDEYVVGALRAGASGFLAKDVPAEDLVTAIHTVAAGEAVVAPRILRRLLDQFGTFLPDPDAAPPARVDVLTEREREVLVWVARGLSNAEIARQLSVSETTVKTHVGHLLTKLDLRDRVQAVVLAYETGLVRPGS from the coding sequence GTGGAGCAGGTGGAGCAGGCGACGCGTCCGGTGCGGGTGCTGCTCGTGGACGACCAGCCGCTGCTGCGGACCGGGTTCCGGATGGTGCTCGGCGCCGAGGACGACGTGGACGTGGTCGGCGAGGCCAGCGACGGCGTCGAGGGGGTCGAGCTGTCCCGCCGGCTGCAGCCCGACGTGGTGCTGATGGACATCCGGATGCCGCGGATGGACGGGGTCGCGGCGACCCGGGCGATCGTGCAGGCCAAGCTGCCGGTACGGGTGCTCATCCTGACCACCTTCGACCTGGACGAGTACGTGGTCGGCGCGCTGCGCGCCGGGGCCAGCGGCTTCCTGGCCAAGGACGTACCGGCGGAGGATCTGGTCACCGCGATCCACACGGTGGCCGCCGGCGAGGCGGTGGTGGCGCCGCGGATCCTGCGCCGCCTGCTGGACCAGTTCGGTACCTTCCTGCCGGATCCGGACGCGGCTCCCCCGGCGCGGGTCGACGTGCTCACCGAGCGGGAGCGCGAGGTGCTGGTGTGGGTGGCGCGCGGGCTGTCCAACGCCGAGATCGCCCGCCAGCTGTCGGTGTCGGAGACGACGGTCAAGACGCACGTCGGGCATCTGCTGACGAAACTGGACCTTCGCGACCGGGTGCAGGCCGTGGTCCTGGCGTACGAGACGGGCCTGGTCCGGCCCGGTAGCTGA
- a CDS encoding ABC transporter ATP-binding protein: MATTVTTATGVAARAVDVWKLYGTGEAQIAALRNINVEFERGRYTAIMGPSGSGKSTLMHCLAGLDSTSRGSVYIGETEVTRLGDKGLTELRRDKVGFIFQQFNLLPTLTAQENILLPLSIAGRKPDQAWFDTIVDTVGLRDRLGHRPTQMSGGQQQRVACARALVSRPEVVFADEPTGNLDSRSGQEVLGFLRDSVRQFGQTIVMVTHDPNAASYADRVVFLADGAIVDELHDPTADAVLEKMKNLDKVGEHPRGDA, encoded by the coding sequence GTGGCGACAACGGTCACCACGGCGACGGGCGTCGCGGCCCGAGCAGTGGACGTGTGGAAGCTGTACGGCACCGGCGAGGCCCAGATCGCGGCGCTGCGCAACATCAACGTCGAGTTCGAGCGGGGGCGCTACACCGCGATCATGGGGCCGTCCGGCTCCGGCAAGTCGACGCTGATGCACTGCCTGGCCGGGCTGGACTCGACCAGCCGGGGCTCGGTGTACATCGGCGAGACCGAGGTGACGCGGCTCGGCGACAAGGGGCTGACCGAGCTGCGGCGCGACAAGGTCGGCTTCATCTTCCAGCAGTTCAACCTGTTGCCGACACTGACGGCGCAGGAGAACATCCTGCTGCCACTGTCGATCGCCGGCCGCAAGCCGGACCAGGCGTGGTTCGACACCATCGTGGACACCGTCGGGCTGCGCGACCGGCTGGGGCACCGGCCGACGCAGATGTCCGGCGGCCAGCAGCAGCGGGTGGCGTGTGCCCGGGCCCTGGTGTCCCGGCCCGAGGTGGTGTTCGCCGACGAGCCGACCGGCAACCTCGACTCCCGGTCCGGCCAGGAGGTGCTGGGGTTCCTGCGCGACTCGGTACGCCAGTTCGGGCAGACCATCGTGATGGTCACGCACGACCCGAACGCCGCGTCGTACGCCGACCGGGTGGTGTTCCTGGCCGACGGCGCCATCGTCGACGAGCTGCACGACCCGACCGCGGACGCGGTGCTGGAGAAGATGAAGAACCTGGACAAGGTCGGCGAGCACCCGCGGGGTGACGCCTGA